aggttcaattactggtcagggcacacatgagaagcaaccatctgcttctattccactctctctcacttttctttcctttcccctcttgcagccagtggctcaactggtttgagcctcagccctgggagctgaggatagctcagttggtctgagcatcagcctccctgaagatagctcagttgatttgtgCATCTGCACCAGACtgaggttgcccagtggatcccggttggggtgtaAGCTGGGAGTCTGTTGCTCtatatcccttcctctcacttaaaataaaaattttaaataaaaagaaataaaaaaataaaataacaggccctggccggttggctcagcagttgagaACTGGGCCCGGCATGTgcaagacccgggttcaatttccggtcaagaataggagaagcacccatcagcttctctgcccttccccctctcctttctctctatctctctcttcccctcctgcagccaagttggcccaggcgctgaggatggatccatggcctctgcctcaggtgctagaatggcttgggttgcaacagagcaatgccccagatgggcagagcaatgcccctggtgggcatgcttggtggatcccagtcaggtacatgtgggagtctgtctgcctgcctccccacttctcacttcagaaaaaaaaacaacaaacaaacagaaaaaccccaAATGATGCTGTTTTGTTcaaataaaatgatgtttttcCCCAAAGAAATAAACCATGAGTATTTGGTTTAATAGCAAAAGCTGCAGTTTCATATCCCATTCTGTTCTTAAACTGCTTTTGAATATTTCTGCTTTAATAATAAATCTTGTTCACATAATTATCTTGTTTAAATTGTTATTGAtaaattttttctccttctttcaaaGGAATCAGAACAGGAAATTAACCAAACCtttcaaatgctatttttaaaaggtatgaaTTGACTGAAAAAATTAACAATTGCTTTTATTGAAACCTACATTAATCACTATTGAATCCCACTAGCTttagaatttgaaaaagaaacattctttattaattaatttactaTTATGAGTATTGCCAATGAACTGCTGAGTTACTCTGTGTAGGAGCCTCACAACAGAATGATATTGAGGTACTGCTCTCTTGAGTGCATAAAGGATCCTCTCAGGTATCTCAAATGTACAACAGCAGAACACCCTCACTGCTCTCATTCTCATGTACTCTGTGTTCTGCAGCTTcaacagttttgtttttcctcacatcagattttaattttgaatactTAACACTATTGTTGATGTGCATTACACTGTCTTCGTGTTTGCTAAGAATATGTGATAAATGTTGCCAATCTTTGCATCCATTCTCATTCTTTAGTTGATTTTTTCCTTCCCCAAAGAGTTTGCAATATAGACAAAACACAGAATCTTTTGAGGTTGAATAAAGTAACCAAGATCTAATGGTTTTTTCACCATTTGGAAGAATCCGTGTATAGTAAGTTTCTGAAAACTTCCTCCCTGTATTGTCCTTTGGAAAGTTAAAATTTCTTACTTGAGGTGGATCATTTTCAGCAAGAATGTCTCGTTGTTTAGTATTCAAAATTTGGGGCCATGTGCCTGGATCTGCAGAAAGCACAACTGGTTGAGTggagtcttctaattttttctctTCCAGATTCTCTTGAAGTGTATCAGCTACAGTGGACACAGAAGCAGGTAAATTCACATCCTGTTTGTTCAGTAATGCACCTGTGCTGCACTCTGCTGACATCTGTGGCTCTGAagtgtcttcctttttttccgGTATTCCCTCTATTTTTTCCAAAAGTGTATTTAATGACCTatacaattttctttcattttcttctctaaaagcattctgttttctgttttttgatgTAGATATTTTTTTTGATCTTGTTTCCAGCATCTAGGGAAAAACAGATTATAATTCTATCTTAGAATTGATAACACTAAAAAAGTTAATGTATACAAATGCCCAGTAAacaatgaaaagatgttcatcattagtcatcaaagaaatacaaattaaaaccacattccACTTCATACCTACTATAATGGCTACAACAAAAAGGTgtggcaaagatgtggaaaagGGGAATCACACTAAGGTGATGGTAGGAATTTAAAATGTAgctgccgcctgacctgtgatggtgcagtggacagagcatcaacctggaatggttAGGTCAACGGTTTGATACcatgagcttgcccggtcaaagcacaaatgaaaAGCGACTACTACGAGTTAAGGCCTCCCGCTCCTCCccacattctttctctctctcctctctgaaaatcaagaaataaagtctttaaaatggtGTAGCTGCATAGAAAACAATCTGGAAACTCCTCAAGTTAAACCGAGTTACCATATGTCCCAGCAatgccaaaataaaaatgtacatccACACAAAGACTTACACAGAATGTTCACAGAAATATCATTCAtagtagccaaaaagtagaaataattcaAATTCATAACTGATggataaattaaaatgaggtattacccatacaatggaacattacttgataataaaaagtgaagcaaacctaagtggtggcacagtgaatagagcttcaacctgggatAGTAAGAACACTTTTCatagctctcccttcctgtctctctctcaaaataaaaaaattaaaaaaagaaagaaaaagaattgtatcctgaccaggcagtggcacagtggatagagcataggcctgggatgctgaggacccaggttcaaaacctgggcttgcctggtcaaggcacatatgggagttcatgcttcctgctcccccccacttctttctctctctctcctctctaaaataaattttaaaaaatcttttcttaaaaaaaggacCCAGGTAAGAAACCCCAAGGTTCCCAACTTGAGTTTGtgatctggtttgagcgtgggctcaccagcttgagcacggggtcactggcttgagcgtgggatcataaatatgatcctatggttgttggcttgaaacccaaggtcactggcttgagccaatgTCActttcttgagcaaggggtaactcgctttgctacagccccctggtcaaggcacatatgagaaagcaatcagtgaacaactaaggtgtctcaaccaTGAATTgaggcttcttatctctctcctttcctgtctgtcattctctcttgcgctaaaaaaaaaaaagaaaagaaaaagacttgtaAAAACTTTAAGACCTAATATAGTTGTTAGAAATCTGaattttattagaatattttgGCCATgtactaatttaaaaagataatctaTACTgtgtttttgccattttttaactGTTTTCAGTGCTTTATTATAAGCCACATCCAATAGCTTTGTTAAATAAAAGAtgtaatatatattcttttagaaaagaatggcctgaccaggtgattggcatagtgaatagagcgtcggcctgggataatgaggacccaggttcaaaaccccaaggttgctggccaaagcgtgggctcaccagcttgagtgtgggatcctagacatgaccccaaaggttgctggcttgaagcccaacagtcgctggcttgagtccaagaggttacttggtctgctggagtcCCCTTCTGCCctcagtcaaggcgcatatgagaaagcaatcaataaacaacaatgCTTCTCACTGCtctcctgtcttgtctgtcttttcctgtctgtctgcctgcctaccTCTCTCTTGCTCCcaaccagatagcttggttgattaaagCACCATACTAATAATACCCAAAGGTTTCAGTTTGAGACCTGGTTAGGACACATAGAggaacatattgatgtttctgtctcttgcttttctcccctcttcttatttttctaaaaaaaaaataaaaaagattgaaaagaacATAAACTTGCCTTCCTTGCAAAAACTTATAGCCAATGATGGTATCTACTGTTCCCTCTGTTGTTCAATAAGCCTTGCACTTGAGTTACTTTTCCCTAAAAGCTAACCACTTTAATCCTTATCCAGTGAGGATGAAGAATGTTcctgattttatatttatgatcTGTCTTGAAGTAGTTTTTATATATAGGATAAAATGGGGTCAAGGATTATTTATTTccatataaacataaaattatccCAGGCACAATCAGTTAAAAAGACTTTGTTTTACCCATGAAAATGATTTGGTACCTTCTAAAACCAActgcataggccctggctggttgactcagtggtagagcatcagcctggcgtgtggatgtcctgggttcaattcctggtcagagcacacaagagaagcgcccatctgcgtcTCCATGCCTcccactcttgcttctctctctctttccctcctgcagccacagctcgattagagagagttggcccccagtgctaaggatggcttcatggcctctgcttcatgTGCAAAGAAGAAcccggttgctgagcaacggagaaacaccccagatgggcagagcatcactccctagtgggcttgcggagtggatcccagtcagggcacatgtgggagtctgtccctgcctcccttcctctcactgaataaaaaaagataaaataaaaccaacTGAATATAGCTATAGATGTAATTCTACTTCAGTTCTGGACTGTCTATTCCActtatctatttgtttattttatatgccATACTACTTTGACTACTGtatctttttaatgtctttttctgcattattgaggtataactgataaataaaaattaaatatatttttggtgtccAATGTAATGTTTTGAGGGGTTGTTTTCCTGTTTatgtttataaagacagaaagagagagtgacagagagacaggaagggagagagatgagaagcatcaattctttgttgcggcaacttagttgttcattcattgctttctcatatgtgccttgactggaggctacagcagagcgagtgaccccttgctcaagccagtgaccccagatcaagccggcaacctcggggtttcaaacctgcgtcctccgcgtcccagtctgacgctctgtccacggtgccaccgcctggtcaggctgttataagGCTTTTAATGTCTTGAAATCagatagatgatttttttttaaccactacCTCATTTCCTATACAATATTAACTTGAGATGGATCATCGACATaaacataaaatctaaaactaaaatgcttctaGATAAAAGTAAAGGTAAATATCTTCATAACCTTGGCAAAGATCCCTTAAAATGAGGCAAAAAGTATTAAtcagaaaagcatcaattaaatTGGACTCTCTCAAAATTAAACACTTGAGATTTTAATAAACATCAAGAAAATCAAAAGAGCCTAGactgaagcaatcaatgagtgcacaacttaatgaaaaaactaaatggaacaatgagttgatgcttctctctctgtctcaaatgaGTGGAAAACTTCAAAACACTAACTAGAAAAATATCTtctgaatacatttattttatgaaagataTGCatccagaatataaaaagaactcctaTAACTCAATAATACAAAGAAAccccaatttaaaaaacaagctgaagacttgaatagacattttaccaaagaagatatagaaatgacaaaaagaaaattctagttattagtgaaatgcaaattaaaaccacaatgttagccctgaccggttggcacaatggtagagtgttggcctggcgtacaagagtcccaggtttgattcccggccaggacacacaggagaagcacccaattgcttctccatccctccccctctccttcctctctgtctttttcttcccctcccgcagccaaggctccattagagcaaagttggcctgggcgctgaggatggctctatggcctctgcctcaggcactagacctgctctggttgcaacagagcaatgccccaggtgggcggagcatcgccacctggtgggcatgccgggtggatcccagtcatgcgcatgcgggagtctgtctgactgcctcccagtttccaacttcagaaaaaaagaaaaaaaaagaaaataatactcaTTAActctaccatttaaaaaaataacaaaaaaacaaaatgtgataatCATTTGGTATCCATTAGAATAATTTAAATCAAAacagacaacaccaaactttGGTGagaatttaaaagaactagaacggcctgaccaggcagtggcgcagtagatagagcgtcgaactgggatgcagaagacccaggttcaagaccccgaggtcgccagcttgagcatgggctcatctggcttgagcaaaaagctcaccaaggtcgctggcatgagcaagcggttactcggtctgctgaaggcccacggttaaggcacatatgagaaagcaatcaatgaacaactaaggtgtcgcaacgaaaaactgatgattgatgcttctcatctctctccattcttgtctgttcgtccctatctatccctctctctgactctatgtctctgtaaaaaaaaataataaaataaaaataaactagaacGACTAaattggtgagaatgcaaaatgataGAGGAAAAAATTATGTAATGTCTGCAAAGAGTAAAGATTTAAAACAAGCTTATTTACACCAATCAATTTAATACTCATTTGAGATGGGACGGTTCAATGACAGATTGAGAAAAGTGGAACTAAATGAGATTCTAAGATCAATCTGGTATGTAAGCTAACAGGGAGGAACTATTATATACCTGACCATCCAAAAAttcattaaaagaattttaatttagccagaccaggcagtggtgcagtggatacagcgttggactgggactcagaggacccaggtttgaaaccgcgaggtcattggcttgagcacggactcatcagcttgagtgcagggtcgctggcttgagaatgggatcatagacgtgaccccatggtcgctggcttgaagcccaaggtcgctggcttgagcccaaaggtcactggcttgagcacactgctgtaaccccccggtcaaggcacatatgagaaagcaatcagtgaacaactaaggtgccacaacaaagaattgatgcttctcatctccctccctccctgcttgtctgtcctatctgtccatctctctggctctctctctgtctctggcaaaaaaaaaaaaaagaaaagaaaaaaaagaattacctgtTTATACTCGTTAACACAACTTTGACAGCAGAATCTCATCTGCTGGCCATCAATCACCAGGACATTGTTTCCAGAACCTTTGCTGGGCAGGTACTCTCCACATTGTTCACAGCAATTCATTACCAGACCATTGGCCAACCTATACTTGTTAAAGCAGTGGTTACTACACAGTTTATGTGTCACATTATTAACGCTGACTTCATGGcgaatctaaaagaaaaataagaacatattaaataaatgagaCAGATTTGCACTATAAGCAATAAGATAACCCGTTTCTtcaacagaaacaaagaaactcTGGTAAATTTTCAGTAGAAAATAATATGCAGAGAAAAGACTAaaagcccattttttttattctttcatttttatctgaTTTCTTTGTTAAAATCATTCTTTGATTTcatgaaagaggaaaataagattCATAGAAAAGCAATAGTATCAGTAATAACTCCTTCAGGGACACAAGCATTCTAGAAAATAAACTGGTTTAGAAGATGTTGATACCACCTGcttaaaagaaatagataattcTCAGTATTAGGAGTTTCACAGCCAGGACTGTGGGGCCACACAGTGGGTGGAGCATAGACCTgcaatgctaaggtcactggttcgagaccatgggcttgctcagtcaagacatatacgacaaacaaccaatgaacaactaacgtgaagcaactatgagttgatacttctcactccaccccCCATActctccctgtaaaatcaataaataaaatctttaaaaaggccctggctggttggctcagtggtacagcgtcggcctggtgtgcaggagtcccaggttcaattaccggccagggcacacaggagaagcgcccatctgcttctccacccctccccctctccttcctctctgtctctctcttcccctcctgcagccgaggctctattggagcaaaggtggcccaggcactgaggatggttctgtggcatctgcctcaggcgctaggatggctctggatgcaacagagtgacgccccagaggggcagagcatcgccccctggtgggcatgccgggtggatcccagtcggaagcatgcgggagtctgtctgactgcctccccatttccagcttcggaaaaatgcaaaacaaacaaaaaaaaagcctgacctgtggtggcgcagtggataaagcgtcaacctggcaatgctgaggtcgccggttcaaaaccctgggcttgcctggtcaaggcacatatgggagttgatgcttccagctcctccccccttctctctctctgtctctcctgtctgtctctccctctcctctctaaaatgaataaattaattaattaaaaaaaaaaaaaaaggagcagcagcttcactgccctaaaaatctgtggGAAGAACTAAGAAAATCAGTATTCCATATTTGGATGGTTTTTGTATATAAAAGACTAAGTGTTCTTGCTTCACTCAGCTATGTTAACTGATATAAAATTGTGTCATGGATATGCATAGCTCTGGGGCAACCAACACCAAATTCAGGTACCAAGGACCATGTTAAGTGAGGACTGCCTGCATGCATGCTTATTCTTTCAGCAACTGGAAGGATGGGAATGCCACCTAAGAAATGTGAAGTTTTCAACATACTTTCAGTCCACATGTTTTATATGTTCTTGCACCAGGATTGGTAACTTCCTTCATGTCCTGAAcctacatttttatttagtgtggtaaataaaaacacaatccaCCACATAACTATTCATCTATGGATAAGTATATCTAATTCCACAGAAACAGATGTGTATTTGTCACACAATGCAAATAGGACATTTgtttataacaggggtccccaaactttttacacagggggccagttcactgtccctcagaccgttggagggccggactataaaaaactatgaacaaatccctaagcatactgcacatatcttattttaaagtaaaaaaacaaaacaggaacaaatacaatatttaaaataaagaacaggtaaatttatttatttttttacttatttttatttattcattttagagagaagagggagagacagagagagagtagagatagagagagagaaggaagggaggagctggaagcatcaactcccatatgtgccttgaccaggcaagcccagggttttgaaccggcgacctcagcatttccaggtcgacgctttatccactgcgccaccacaggtcaggccaagaacaggtaaatttaaatcaacaaactgaccagtatttcaatgagaactatgggcctgcttttggctgagatggtcagtgtccggttccatatttgtcaatgctagccgtaacaagtgatatgacgcgcttccggagccctgacgtgTGCATCCCTCATCGCTGCGCTTtgtggtgccaccacatacagcacacaggatgcatcctgtgctc
The DNA window shown above is from Saccopteryx bilineata isolate mSacBil1 chromosome 2, mSacBil1_pri_phased_curated, whole genome shotgun sequence and carries:
- the ZMYM5 gene encoding zinc finger MYM-type protein 5 isoform X2; the encoded protein is MSGGAVACGPKTVGARDQELPSSQSVDALTEIKEESIPFTKTGVGPFNPGRMNVAGDELQNGGFATHHSPDSWISQSASFPCNQKQPGVDSLSPVASLPKQIFQPSAQQQPTKPVKVTCANCKKPLQKGQTAYQRKGSAHLFCSTTCLSSFSRKRTPKKHSVMCKKDTSTKRPTVVPQVQLSQAFQEFCSAYCVSPYEDNQSLRKRIPNKSRCMICSKVTEIRHEVSVNNVTHKLCSNHCFNKYRLANGLVMNCCEQCGEYLPSKGSGNNVLVIDGQQMRFCCQSCVNEYKQMLETRSKKISTSKNRKQNAFREENERKLYRSLNTLLEKIEGIPEKKEDTSEPQMSAECSTGALLNKQDVNLPASVSTVADTLQENLEEKKLEDSTQPVVLSADPGTWPQILNTKQRDILAENDPPQVRNFNFPKDNTGRKFSETYYTRILPNGEKTIRSWLLYSTSKDSVFCLYCKLFGEGKNQLKNENGCKDWQHLSHILSKHEDSVMHINNSVKYSKLKSDVRKNKTVEAAEHRVHENESSEGVLLLYI